From the genome of bacterium:
TCCCCCGTCGATCCATCCGCCCCACCGATGAGAGAACCGAGTGCGCGCCCCGGATACATCAAAGGACTCACGAGGAGCTCGAGTATCGGATGCATCAAGGAAAGCATGGCGACGACATAGAGACCGATGGTCCCGAAGAGGAATCCATACGTCCCGTACGTGAGCGCTTTATTCATCCGGGAAGTATAGCAAGCCCGCTTTCATGAATACTGTGCAGAGGACAGAATTCATCGAAAATCAATCTTCCCGAATCCCACATCTCTGAGACAATGCATATATGTTAGTCGCTCACTCACCTGCATCTATGTATCGCTATGAGACCTCTCTTGTTTATTCTCTTCTTGGCGCTCTTCGTCGTACCTTTGGGAATCGATCGCCGTTCGCACGCCCCCTCGCCCTCCAACCTGTCCCCGTCCGAGTCGGAAACGGTAACGTGGGTAGATAGCAAACCTTCGCGGGTAAGCACCACTTCCGCACAAGCGACTGCTCGTGCAGAAACCCCTCAGCCCACAGTCGTCGCACCCGTGACGACTGTCGTTGCTGCTGAAGCAGCACCAGTGGTCGAGACCAAACCTGCTGCAGAGCCAACAACCCCAATCGACGTCATCGCGGAGATGGAAACGGAGATCCTGCGTCTCACCAATGAAGAGCGTGTCGAACAAGGCCTACCAGCCCTCACCTTTGATACGAAACTGCACAGCATCGCCACCCTCCACAGCGAGGACATGCTCGCGAATGATTATTTCGAGCACGAAGATCCGGATGGCTGCAGTTCATCGTGCCGCGCCACGAATGCAGGATATCGCTGGCGAGCGATCGGCGAGAACATCTACATGATGTCGGGATATAAAATAGACCCTGCAAAGATGGCAGCACAGGTCGTTGCCGGCTGGATGGATTCCCCCGGTCATCGCGCCAACATCCTTGGCACGTCATTCGCTGAGAGCGGCGTCGGCGTCGCCATCAAAGGCAAAGACGTGTACGTTACGGCGGTGTACGGCAAGGAGCGCTGATTACTGCTTGAAACCGACGGCCTGGATGACTGCATCGGCGAAGCCAGCGGTGCGGAATGTCGAACGCACTTCCGCTTTCCAGTTCGCGCCCGTTATATCGATATGCGGATCGACGCCGCGACCCTCGATCGGTTCGCCGTCGTCACGCAGCGTGAGGCTGTGCACGAGGAGGACGGTGAATTTTTCATCATCAGTGAGCTGTGTCGATATCGGGAACGTATTCTCGACCGTCCCCCATCCGCGCGTTTTCGTTCCGACGATCGTCGCCAGCCGCATGCGCTTGAAGATCGCCGTCGTGAGTTCCGCCGTCGATTGCGACATGGCGTCCGTGAGGATCACGATTTCTTTGAAATTGCTGAGTGACGGAATCTTCGGCACCGCGGGTGTGCGCTCGAGCTTCAACTCCCCCTGTTGGAAGAGATCGAACGCGTACTGATTCGGCCCGATGAAAAGCGCCAAGAGATACTTCGCGAAATCCAAGGTGCCACCCACGTTCCCACGCACATCAATCACCATCGAAGTGAGCTGTGGATTGTCTTTCGTCTTCTCAAGCGTGTTCACGAATTCCTGCAGTGTTGCCGGAGTGACCTTCGAGAGATCGAGGTAGAGCGTCCTCGAGCCGAGCACTTGGCTCACGACCGAGGGCAGTATCTTCGTCTCATCATAGATACTCTTGGAACCTGCATCAGCAAGCACCTCCTTCGCCTTCTCGACTTGTGCCAGCTGCTCCTTCGCCTGCGGCGATGAGCTCGCCGCAAGTTCTGCGGCCTTGGTTTCGTACGCCTGCTGCACTTGTTCTGGTGACGCGCTCTTGTCGACGCCGAGCTGCGCATAGAGATCATTCTCGCGCTCGATATTATTTGCTTGATCACGAAATGCGAGTTCCTGTTTCTCCGAAAGGAGTCCGCTGCGTCCCTGTGGTGCAAGATTCGCCAAGACGACGATACCGGTATCCACCGCCAGCTGACGCTTCTTCTCTTCAGGTGTGCGTGCAAACGCCTCGGCGAGCATCTGGGCGGTACCGGCACGATCCGGAGTTGGGAGCTTCTCTTCCGCGGTTCCAGCAGCTTTAGCGAGCGCAAGGCGATAGATTTCCGCGAGATCGGCTTCGGTTCCCTTCTGCCAGTAATTGGCCATCACGATATCGAAGATCTCCATGTCGAAGCGGACGTATTTGTCGGCCTCGGCCTCGGTCTTGTAGGCAGCGGCGCTTGCCGTCTGCGAGCGTGCATCAGCGCTGTAGTACCAGTATCCGCCGATTCCCGAGGTGATGACGAGCGAGAGAGCAGCGAAGGTGAAGAGCAATTTCCGTGTCACGCTGGATAGTGTAGCAGAAAAAAACCCGTCGGATTTCCTTCATCTTCGGTACATCATCAATCCGTACGATAAGCCGTATTAGTGCCTGTCTGCGACAGGTTCGTTAGACAAACAAACTATGGGTATCATTGCATTCTTGGTTCTCGGAGGTGTCGCTGGATGGATCGCGTCGCTCATCATGGGCACCGACGCATCCCAGGGCGTCCTGGCGAACATCGTCGTCGGCGTCGTGGGGGCTATGATCGGCGGCCTTCTCTTCAACGCATTCGGCAATGCCGGAGTTACAGGCTTCAATCTCTACAGCCTCGTCGTAGCGACGCTTGGCGCCATCATCGGCCTCTATATCGTCCGTCTCGTCAGGACGGCGTAACGAGGATCCTCGAGTCAAAACGGCCGCTCACGCGGCCGTTTTGTTCATGAAATTTCTTGTATTGTCCCGCTCGCGCACGTGCATGAAGACGTTTATCCTACGGAGACTTCATGGCGCGTTCACTTCTGATCTTCCTCTCTTCCCTTGCGCTTGCGGTACTCGTGGTACCCGTTATCGAGCATGCAGCGAGCACTCCTACCCCGCTCGCTCCGGATGCCGGAGCCACTACCACCGCGATGGGCGATGCGCATTTCGAGGAACGTCTTCCGGATCCGACAGATAACCCTGCGCGCCTCATCATGCCCTCTATACAACTCGACACCTCGGTCATCGAAGTCGGTGTGACCGCGACGGGCGAGATGGACGTGCCGGATGGGAAGACGAAGAACGTCGGCTGGTATCGTTATGGCACTGTGCCGGGAGACCGGGGTAGCGCCGTCATGGATGCGCACGTCTATGCCGCCTTCAATAAGCTCCGGAATGTGAAGATCGGTGACGATATCTACGTGGTAAACATGCGCGGCGAGAAGCTCCACTTCCGCGTCACCGATTCGCGCGTGTACGAATACGACAAGCTCCCCTTGGAATACATCTTCGCGAATAGCGACGGACGCCATCTCAATTTCATCACCTGTGCACGGAAATTCATCCCGTCGATCAACACCTACAGCCATCGCTTGGTGGTGTACACCGAACTCGTCGAAGATTGATTACTGTTGCGGAACGCCGAGGAGGACGGAATCGGCTACGGTACCGACCTTCGTACGCAGGAATTGTGCGGTCGCCTCGAAAAGGAGCACGGTCTGATCGATATCGCCGTCGGTATTCTCGTTCTTCGTCTTCACGATGAGTTCGTCGATGTCCCGCTGCAAGCCCTTCACGGTGAAGAACTTCCGTACGAAGAAGCGGTACCACGGCAGCTTCACGCTCACGCGCTCGTCCAAAGTAGGCGCCGCGGGAATCACCTTCACCCGCACCGGCAGCGACCACGGTATGATCGCCAGAAGATAGCCACGCGAACGATACACGATCTCATACGACGACGCGGTGAACGCGACCTCCTGCACGTTCGTATCGCGCAGCGCCGTAGATGCGGCGATGAGACCGAGCTCTGCATCCGAAGCCTTCCCTTTTCCCTTACGCCAATACGAAAGTATTTCGCGCAGGTCGACGTCCCCCGAGAGAACTTGTCGCACTTTCGCGCCGATGACGCGTACGCCGAGTCCCCCGCTCGCCGTAGCCGCGGTCGTACCGCTGCCTTGCGCACCGACGCCTGTGAGCGCGCCGCCGCTAAGAAGCGTATTCACGAGCTCTTCCACGTCCGGATCATCGGAATCGTCTGGATCATCGGGAGTCGTCTCGGGTGTATTCGGTGCAGGATCATTCGGCACAACGGTGCCCCCTGCCTGCGAACCGGGACCGTTTCCGCCGCCCGGTGTTGCAGTGCTGCCGGTATTGTTCGTCGAATCCGGACTCGGTTCCGGTAGCGAACCGTCACCCACCTCGATCGTCTCCGTATTGTTGTAAAAAACCGCCTGCGCGTACCCTGTCGGCACCAAAAGAAGCGCGATGACGAGTGCGATCCTCATATTAGCGGAGTGCCACATAGATAAGGGTCGCGAGCAGCGTGTACGTCGCGGTATTCACCGGCGCAGAAGTACCGAAGAGTTTCGTCGCCCCACCGAAGGTGCTCTTCGGATTGAACAAGACGCCATCAAGCGTGATGCCCGCATAGATTTCATCGAGGATGAGGTGCGTGAAGAATCCCGCCGCCATGGCTCCGCCGAAATAGAGAGCGACTTCTTGAGAGAATCCGTAGTGTTTCGCGAGAAGAAAGGTTCCGACGGCGGCTATACCCAGAGCCGGCAGCGAGTGGAACATACCGCGATGATGCGTGAGTCGCTTGATGATGCCGCCGACCACTACCCAGAAAAAGACCAAAGACGCTCCGGGGATGCCGACAAGATACCGCCAATCAGTCGCATACGCCGAAGCGAGCGTATAGAACGTAACCACCGTCGTCACCGCAAGCGTCATCGCCCCGAACACGAGATAGAACGGCATACTCGAATCGCTGTCCGTATCGGGCAAAAATGAGCCGATGACGGTAACGCCGAAAAGAAACACGAGGAGCGCGATGTCGGTGACGAGCGCGTATGAATAGAGCGCGACAACGACCACCATCGCGACGATGGCACCCCATGCGATATGTTCCCTGAACATCGCCATGGGACTATTTTAAGCTACGCGCGACGGCGGCTGAGCAGTTTCCCTACTACGTAGAGGATATAGGCATTAAGTACGATAGGAGCGAGGATGAGCACGTACGCGAGATCGCCGCTCACGCCGCCGAACTCGAAAGAGGCGAGGATCAGCGTCCAGGGCATCCCCAGGATGAGCGCGATGAAGCTCTCGCCGAAAAGGCCTTGGGTGAAGATGAAGTAAGCGCTTATGGCGAGATAGATGCCGGGCAGGAGGTATTTCATGGGATTAAGTGTACCACTCTTCCCGTGCTAGATTGGAGCTAGTTGTATGGCTTTGACATGAGGAGACTCTGATGAATAGTGAGAAACTGCCTGATTCTCTGACGTTGGCGACGAAGGTATTGCCGACCGGACAGGTCGAGGATCTTTCGAAGATTGATTTGATGGAACTCGTCGATCGAATGAATTTCGCAAGCCGGTACGCCCGACAAGTCATTCCCACACATGGGAACGGAGACCTTTTCCGCCAAAGAACCGCGACTGCGATGAATGCGGTCGCTCACGGCAAGGATCCGCGTATCAAGTAATTTACCTTGCCCCGCTTCTGCGGGGCTTTACCTTTAAACGATTCGTACTGCACTTTAAGAAAGCTCGAAACCTAAAATGCCTTTAGCTTCTATTTTCTCGAGATATCGAGGGTATGAGGCATATCGATTCTTCACCTGCTCAACGGTAAGCAATCCTGGCATCACTTTTGCAATCGGAACCTCGGCAAGCATCGCCTCAACTGTGGGCCAGAAATAAATTTTCCGGACTTTTCTTGAGAACGAATCGCTCCCGCAGATGAACTGGATATCGTCTCCTTCTTTATATTGAAGAGTGCTGCTCATTAACGGCTCGTGTCTCTACACTTTTGAGCCCGCTCTTGATTTCATCAAAGCGAGCGCGGTCTACCTCCCTGAATTCTAGATTGTGAATTTCCATATTACATGCGAGTACGCCAGACAAGGATACTTTGGAAACCCTCGGTTTTCCAACGGTCGCCGAAGCGACCTGCCTTCCGACACGGGGAACTCCCGTTCCCCGACCCCCTCCCTATCCAAGTCTGGCAACAAATCTCGTTGCACTCAATTTGTTGCCAGACTTGGATTCGAACCAAGATACACTCCTCCAGAGGGAGTAGTCCTACCATTAGACGATCTGGCAATTCCTAGCCATTCTACACATTTTTCCCCCGCCCTCAACGTAGCGTTCATGCGGAAGATACGCGACAATAGGGATATGCAGGACAATCTCCGGCTGATCTTTTCGGGCCTTTGGTTCCCCGCGACAGGATCGCTGTTCGCGAGCACCCTTCTTTTCGTACTTACTTTGGGTGACTATTGGGAATTCCTCCTCTACGCACTCGGCGCATGGATCATCTGCACCAGCGTCGTGATCCTCACCTCCCTCAATTCGTAGCTATTTGATCTTCCGTGCGAGCGAAGCTTTGACGAACGCACTGAACAAGGGGTGCGGTGTGAGCGGTCGCGCCTTGAGTTCCGGATGGAACTGGGTACCGAGGAAGAATGGATGCTCATCCTTCGGCAATTCCGCGATTTCCATCAGCTTTCCATCAGGCGAGGTGCCTGAAAATACCAGACCTGCATCAGAAAGCTGCTCAACATACTCCGGATTCACTTCGAAACGATGACGATGGCGTTCGGAAATCTCCCCTGCCCCATACGCCTTCTGCGCGACGGAGCCGCTCTTCAATTTGCACGGGTATGCACCCAAGCGCATCGAACCGCCGTAATCCTTTTTCTGCATCTTCTCGATCTGCTCAGGCAGGATCATGATGATCGGATGCTTGGTCTTCGGATCGATCTCCGTGGTGTGCGCTCCCGCCAGTTTCGCTACATGACGCGCGTATTCCACCGTAAGGAGCTGCATGCCGTAGCAAAGACCGAAGTACGGGATCTTGTTCTCGCGCACATATTTGATCACGTTGATCTTCCCCTCGATACCGCTTTCCCCGAAGCCCCCCGGCACAAGGATGCCATGATACTGAGAGAGCTCTTTCACCTTTGAAGGATCCTTCTGGTAATCCTTGGCGTTGAGCCAATGGATCTCCGGCTTTACACCGAGATGGAACGCGGAGAATTTGATTGCCTCGATGACTGAAAGATACGCGTCTGAAAGCACGAAATCCCCCGTATCGAAATACTTGCCGACGATACCGATCTTAACCTTCTCGCGACCATTGTGCGCATGCGCCGCGAACTTACGCCACTCATTCATGTCCGACGCCTGCTTACCTTTCTTATTGAGCGCTTTGAGGAGGATGTCAGAGAGATTGTCGCGCTCGAAATTGAGCGGCACATCGTAGATGGAATCGACGTCCGGTGCGGAAATGATGTGATCCGCCGGGATGTTCACTTGGATCGAAAGTTTCTCCTTGCGCTTATCATCGAGCGGCGTATTCGCACGCGCGATGAGGAAATCCGGCTGCACGCCGTAGGCATTAAGCTGGCGCACGGCATTCTGCGTCGGCTTGGTCTTCATCTCGCCGATGGTCCCCGGCACCGGCATGTAGGAGACCATTACGAAAAGACAATCAGCCGGATTCTGAAGATGGATGACGCGTGCGGCATCGATGAAGAGCGCGTTCGAGAAATCCCCCAATGTCCCGCCGATCTCGATCACGGTCACATCGGATTTCGCGAGCTGCGCGCTACGCTTCAAACGCTCCACGACGGCGTCACGCACATGTGGCACTGCCTCGACACACTTGCCGCCGTAGCCGAGGTTGCGCTCGCGATCGATCACCTGCTTATAGATCATGCCGGAGGTCATGTAGTCCTCGGGGCCGAGATCGCGATTGAGGAAGCGTTCGTAGTTCCCCATGTCCTGGTCGGTCTCGAGGCCGCTATCCAAGACGAACACCTCGCCGTGTTCCGTCGGGTTCATAGTCCCCGCATCTACGTTGAGATACGGATCGATCTTCACGAGATTCACCTTGAGACCTCGTGCGGCAAGAATCTTGCCGATCGAGGCAGTCGCGATCCCCTTACCGACGCCTGACATGACGCCTCCGATCACGAATATGTATTTATGGTTGTTTGCGCGCGCACGCGTTGCCGTCATAACCGGAATATCTGTATCTTAGTCAG
Proteins encoded in this window:
- a CDS encoding GlsB/YeaQ/YmgE family stress response membrane protein → MGIIAFLVLGGVAGWIASLIMGTDASQGVLANIVVGVVGAMIGGLLFNAFGNAGVTGFNLYSLVVATLGAIIGLYIVRLVRTA
- a CDS encoding CTP synthase, translating into MTATRARANNHKYIFVIGGVMSGVGKGIATASIGKILAARGLKVNLVKIDPYLNVDAGTMNPTEHGEVFVLDSGLETDQDMGNYERFLNRDLGPEDYMTSGMIYKQVIDRERNLGYGGKCVEAVPHVRDAVVERLKRSAQLAKSDVTVIEIGGTLGDFSNALFIDAARVIHLQNPADCLFVMVSYMPVPGTIGEMKTKPTQNAVRQLNAYGVQPDFLIARANTPLDDKRKEKLSIQVNIPADHIISAPDVDSIYDVPLNFERDNLSDILLKALNKKGKQASDMNEWRKFAAHAHNGREKVKIGIVGKYFDTGDFVLSDAYLSVIEAIKFSAFHLGVKPEIHWLNAKDYQKDPSKVKELSQYHGILVPGGFGESGIEGKINVIKYVRENKIPYFGLCYGMQLLTVEYARHVAKLAGAHTTEIDPKTKHPIIMILPEQIEKMQKKDYGGSMRLGAYPCKLKSGSVAQKAYGAGEISERHRHRFEVNPEYVEQLSDAGLVFSGTSPDGKLMEIAELPKDEHPFFLGTQFHPELKARPLTPHPLFSAFVKASLARKIK
- a CDS encoding metal-dependent hydrolase gives rise to the protein MAMFREHIAWGAIVAMVVVVALYSYALVTDIALLVFLFGVTVIGSFLPDTDSDSSMPFYLVFGAMTLAVTTVVTFYTLASAYATDWRYLVGIPGASLVFFWVVVGGIIKRLTHHRGMFHSLPALGIAAVGTFLLAKHYGFSQEVALYFGGAMAAGFFTHLILDEIYAGITLDGVLFNPKSTFGGATKLFGTSAPVNTATYTLLATLIYVALR
- a CDS encoding DnaJ domain-containing protein; the encoded protein is MTRKLLFTFAALSLVITSGIGGYWYYSADARSQTASAAAYKTEAEADKYVRFDMEIFDIVMANYWQKGTEADLAEIYRLALAKAAGTAEEKLPTPDRAGTAQMLAEAFARTPEEKKRQLAVDTGIVVLANLAPQGRSGLLSEKQELAFRDQANNIERENDLYAQLGVDKSASPEQVQQAYETKAAELAASSSPQAKEQLAQVEKAKEVLADAGSKSIYDETKILPSVVSQVLGSRTLYLDLSKVTPATLQEFVNTLEKTKDNPQLTSMVIDVRGNVGGTLDFAKYLLALFIGPNQYAFDLFQQGELKLERTPAVPKIPSLSNFKEIVILTDAMSQSTAELTTAIFKRMRLATIVGTKTRGWGTVENTFPISTQLTDDEKFTVLLVHSLTLRDDGEPIEGRGVDPHIDITGANWKAEVRSTFRTAGFADAVIQAVGFKQ
- a CDS encoding class F sortase — its product is MARSLLIFLSSLALAVLVVPVIEHAASTPTPLAPDAGATTTAMGDAHFEERLPDPTDNPARLIMPSIQLDTSVIEVGVTATGEMDVPDGKTKNVGWYRYGTVPGDRGSAVMDAHVYAAFNKLRNVKIGDDIYVVNMRGEKLHFRVTDSRVYEYDKLPLEYIFANSDGRHLNFITCARKFIPSINTYSHRLVVYTELVED
- a CDS encoding CAP domain-containing protein: MRPLLFILFLALFVVPLGIDRRSHAPSPSNLSPSESETVTWVDSKPSRVSTTSAQATARAETPQPTVVAPVTTVVAAEAAPVVETKPAAEPTTPIDVIAEMETEILRLTNEERVEQGLPALTFDTKLHSIATLHSEDMLANDYFEHEDPDGCSSSCRATNAGYRWRAIGENIYMMSGYKIDPAKMAAQVVAGWMDSPGHRANILGTSFAESGVGVAIKGKDVYVTAVYGKER